A window from Nitrospira sp. ND1 encodes these proteins:
- a CDS encoding alpha-ketoacid dehydrogenase subunit beta, producing MTKITYREAVRAGLRDALQRNPRVFLMGEDVGKYGGTYACSKGLLDEFGPERIRDTPLSESTFVGAGIGAALGGMRPIVEVMTVNFSLLALDQILNNAATLRHMSGGQFNVPLVVRMATGAGRQMAAQHSHSLEGWYAHIPGITVLTPATVTDARGMLLTAIQEPDPVFIFEHAYLYSMEGELEESWPAVDISRAAVRRPGKDVSLITFGGSLWKTLAAATQLAQEGIDAEVVDLRVLRPLDTGTILTSVRKTHRAVVIDEAWRTGSFAAEVAAQIMEGTFYDLDAPVARVCSEEVPIPYPKHLEEAALPQPNKIVKAVRRLLG from the coding sequence ATGACCAAGATCACCTACAGAGAAGCCGTTCGGGCGGGATTACGGGACGCGCTCCAGCGCAACCCTCGCGTCTTTCTCATGGGGGAGGATGTCGGCAAATACGGCGGCACCTATGCCTGCAGCAAGGGGTTGCTCGACGAGTTCGGCCCGGAACGCATTCGTGATACGCCGCTGTCGGAAAGCACCTTCGTCGGCGCCGGCATCGGCGCGGCCCTGGGCGGCATGCGTCCGATTGTGGAAGTGATGACGGTGAATTTCAGCCTGTTGGCACTCGATCAAATTCTCAACAACGCGGCAACGCTCCGGCACATGTCCGGCGGTCAGTTCAACGTGCCGCTGGTCGTTCGAATGGCTACCGGCGCCGGCCGCCAGATGGCGGCGCAACATTCGCACAGCCTGGAAGGCTGGTATGCGCACATTCCCGGCATCACGGTCCTGACGCCTGCCACCGTGACGGATGCGCGGGGGATGTTGCTCACCGCGATCCAGGAGCCGGACCCGGTGTTTATTTTCGAGCATGCGTATCTCTATTCCATGGAAGGCGAGTTGGAGGAAAGCTGGCCCGCAGTCGATATCTCCCGCGCCGCGGTGCGCCGACCCGGAAAGGATGTGAGTCTCATCACGTTCGGGGGCAGCCTGTGGAAGACACTGGCCGCTGCCACCCAACTGGCTCAAGAGGGCATCGACGCGGAGGTCGTGGACCTGCGCGTCCTACGCCCCCTCGATACCGGCACCATCCTCACCTCCGTTCGAAAGACCCACCGGGCGGTGGTCATCGACGAGGCCTGGCGCACGGGAAGTTTCGCCGCCGAAGTCGCCGCGCAGATCATGGAGGGCACGTTTTACGATTTGGATGCCCCGGTCGCGCGGGTCTGCAGCGAAGAGGTCCCGATTCCCTATCCGAAACATCTGGAAGAGGCGGCGCTGCCGCAGCCGAACAAGATCGTGAAGGCGGTTCGCAGGCTGTTGGGATAA